In Prochlorococcus marinus str. MIT 1214, one DNA window encodes the following:
- the tkt gene encoding transketolase — protein sequence MVALTTSLDTLCINSIRMLAVDAINKSKSGHPGLPMGCAPMGYALWDKHLRHNPKNPKWFNRDRFVLSAGHGCMLLYALLHLTGYDSVTIEDIKEFRQWGAKTPGHPETFETPGVEVTAGPLGAGISNAVGLAIAEAHLAAKFNKPDSTVVDHYTYVIMGDGCNQEGISSEACSLAGHLKLGKLIALYDDNHITIDGRTDVSFTEDVLKRYEAYGWHVQEIPEGNTDVEGISQAIEKAKSVTDKPSIIKVTTTIGYGSPNKSDTAGIHGAPLGEEEAELTRKQLGWSYKPFEVPQDAYDQYRQAIQKGGQLEEEWNQTLATYKNKYPTEASQFERMLRGELPEGWDRDLPTYTPDDKGVATRKHSQICLGALGPNIPELIGGSADLTHSNYTDIKGETGSFQYDSPEKRYLHFGVREHAMAAILNGIAYHDSGLIPYGGTFLVFADYMRGSMRLSALSELGVIYVLTHDSIGVGEDGPTHQPIETIPSLRAMPNMMVFRPGDGNETSGAYKVAIKNRKRPSSLCLSRQGMANQQNSSVDKVALGGYVLEECDGTPELILIGTGTELDLCVQAAKKLTQEGRKVRVVSMPCVELFEEQSESYKEEILPSNIRKRIVVEAAESFGWHKYIGLDGDSVTMNSFGASAPGGLCMEKFGFTVENVLEKSRNLLKK from the coding sequence ATGGTTGCCTTGACTACTTCCCTAGACACACTTTGCATCAATAGCATCAGGATGCTCGCTGTTGATGCAATTAATAAATCCAAAAGTGGTCACCCAGGTTTGCCTATGGGTTGCGCACCTATGGGTTATGCATTGTGGGACAAACACTTACGACACAATCCCAAAAATCCAAAATGGTTTAATCGAGACAGATTTGTTCTCTCAGCAGGACATGGCTGCATGCTTTTGTATGCTCTTCTGCATTTGACTGGCTATGACTCTGTCACCATTGAAGATATAAAAGAATTTAGGCAGTGGGGGGCTAAAACTCCAGGACATCCAGAAACCTTCGAAACACCTGGAGTTGAAGTAACCGCAGGACCTTTGGGAGCAGGAATTTCAAATGCAGTTGGATTAGCCATTGCGGAAGCTCACCTTGCTGCAAAATTCAACAAGCCTGATTCAACAGTTGTAGACCATTACACCTATGTGATCATGGGGGATGGATGTAATCAAGAGGGTATTTCTTCAGAAGCCTGTTCCCTAGCTGGGCATTTAAAACTCGGAAAATTAATAGCTCTCTATGACGATAATCACATAACTATTGATGGAAGAACAGATGTCTCATTTACTGAGGATGTCTTAAAAAGATATGAAGCATATGGATGGCATGTCCAAGAAATTCCGGAGGGAAATACAGATGTTGAAGGCATATCTCAAGCAATCGAAAAGGCAAAATCCGTCACAGATAAGCCATCCATTATCAAAGTAACAACAACTATCGGTTACGGTTCACCTAATAAAAGTGATACTGCTGGTATTCATGGTGCTCCGTTGGGCGAAGAAGAGGCAGAACTCACTAGAAAACAATTAGGTTGGTCATATAAACCTTTCGAGGTTCCCCAAGATGCTTACGATCAATATCGTCAAGCCATTCAAAAAGGAGGACAACTAGAAGAAGAGTGGAATCAAACTCTAGCCACATACAAAAACAAGTATCCTACAGAAGCTTCTCAATTTGAGCGCATGTTGAGAGGCGAACTCCCCGAAGGCTGGGATAGAGATTTACCTACCTATACACCCGATGATAAAGGGGTCGCTACTAGAAAACATTCTCAAATATGTCTAGGTGCTCTTGGCCCAAACATTCCTGAACTAATAGGAGGTTCTGCCGATTTAACTCATTCAAATTACACAGATATAAAAGGTGAAACTGGTTCTTTTCAATATGACAGTCCTGAAAAACGTTATTTACATTTCGGTGTCAGAGAACATGCTATGGCAGCCATATTGAATGGTATTGCTTATCACGATAGTGGTTTAATTCCTTATGGTGGAACCTTCTTAGTCTTCGCAGACTATATGAGAGGATCGATGCGTCTCTCCGCTCTTAGTGAGCTTGGTGTTATTTATGTTTTAACCCATGATTCCATAGGTGTTGGTGAAGATGGCCCAACACATCAACCCATTGAAACCATTCCATCATTGAGAGCAATGCCAAATATGATGGTTTTCCGTCCAGGTGATGGCAATGAAACCAGTGGTGCTTATAAAGTTGCAATTAAAAATCGTAAGAGACCAAGTTCCTTATGTCTAAGTAGACAGGGTATGGCCAATCAACAAAATTCATCCGTAGACAAAGTTGCTTTAGGTGGATACGTACTGGAAGAGTGCGATGGCACACCAGAGCTAATACTTATTGGAACCGGAACTGAGCTTGATTTATGTGTTCAAGCAGCGAAAAAGCTAACTCAAGAAGGTAGAAAAGTGCGTGTGGTTTCTATGCCATGCGTTGAACTTTTTGAAGAACAAAGCGAGAGTTATAAAGAAGAAATTTTGCCTTCAAATATCAGAAAACGCATAGTAGTTGAAGCGGCAGAGAGCTTCGGATGGCATAAATATATTGGTCTTGATGGTGACAGCGTGACTATGAATAGCTTTGGAGCATCTGCTCCAGGTGGATTATGTATGGAAAAATTTGGATTTACAGTTGAAAACGTACTAGAAAAATCAAGGAATCTTCTCAAAAAATAA
- the thiC gene encoding phosphomethylpyrimidine synthase ThiC: protein MRNSWVASRNSKTNVSQMHFARKGEITEEMSFVAKRENLPESLVMEEVARGRMVIPANINHTNLEPMAIGIASKCKVNANIGASPNASDISEELKKLELAVKYGADTLMDLSTGGVNLDEVRTAIINASPIPIGTVPVYQALESVHGSISRLTEDDFLHIIEKHCQQGVDYQTIHAGLLIEHLPKVKGRITGIVSRGGGILAQWMLYHYKQNPLFTRFDDICEIFKRYDCTFSLGDSLRPGCLHDASDEAQLAELKTLGELTRRAWKHDVQVMVEGPGHVPMDQIEFNVRKQMEECSEAPFYVLGPLVTDISPGYDHISSAIGAAMAGWYGTAMLCYVTPKEHLGLPNPEDVREGLIAYKIAAHAADVARHRAGARDRDDELSKARKEFDWNKQFELSLDPEKAKQYHDETLPEEIFKKAEFCSMCGPNHCPMNTKITDEDLDKLNDQIKLKGASELTPVKLNKEN from the coding sequence ATGCGGAATTCATGGGTGGCTTCCAGGAACAGTAAAACAAATGTTTCTCAGATGCATTTTGCTCGCAAAGGCGAAATTACTGAAGAAATGAGTTTTGTGGCAAAGCGTGAGAATCTTCCTGAGTCTCTAGTTATGGAAGAGGTTGCGCGAGGTCGAATGGTTATTCCAGCCAATATTAACCATACGAACTTAGAGCCGATGGCAATAGGTATTGCCTCAAAATGTAAAGTCAATGCAAATATTGGCGCTTCGCCTAATGCAAGCGATATTAGTGAAGAATTAAAGAAGCTTGAACTGGCAGTAAAATATGGCGCAGATACTCTTATGGATCTCTCTACTGGAGGGGTTAATTTAGATGAGGTGCGAACTGCAATTATTAATGCCTCACCTATCCCGATTGGTACAGTTCCTGTTTATCAAGCTTTAGAAAGTGTTCACGGTTCTATTTCAAGGCTAACTGAGGATGATTTTTTACACATCATAGAAAAGCATTGTCAGCAAGGAGTTGATTATCAAACTATTCATGCAGGCTTATTGATTGAGCATTTACCCAAGGTTAAAGGTCGTATAACTGGAATAGTTAGTCGTGGCGGAGGAATTCTTGCTCAATGGATGCTCTATCACTACAAGCAAAATCCTTTGTTTACTCGTTTTGATGATATTTGCGAAATATTTAAACGCTATGACTGCACTTTTTCTTTGGGTGATTCACTCAGGCCGGGATGTCTGCATGATGCATCAGATGAAGCTCAACTTGCTGAGTTAAAAACTCTGGGAGAATTGACAAGACGTGCTTGGAAACATGATGTTCAAGTCATGGTTGAAGGGCCTGGTCATGTACCTATGGATCAAATTGAATTTAATGTTAGGAAGCAAATGGAGGAGTGTTCAGAAGCTCCTTTCTATGTTTTAGGACCATTGGTAACAGATATATCTCCTGGTTATGACCACATTTCAAGTGCAATTGGAGCCGCTATGGCAGGTTGGTATGGTACCGCGATGCTTTGTTATGTGACACCTAAGGAACATCTTGGGTTGCCAAATCCTGAGGATGTCAGAGAAGGTTTGATTGCTTATAAAATTGCTGCTCATGCTGCAGATGTTGCAAGGCATAGAGCAGGAGCTCGTGATCGTGATGATGAATTAAGCAAGGCTCGGAAAGAATTTGACTGGAATAAACAGTTTGAATTGTCCTTGGATCCAGAGAAAGCTAAGCAATATCATGACGAAACTTTACCTGAAGAAATTTTCAAAAAAGCAGAGTTCTGTTCTATGTGTGGTCCTAATCATTGTCCAATGAATACAAAAATCACAGATGAAGATCTTGATAAATTAAACGATCAAATAAAATTAAAAGGTGCATCTGAATTAACTCCAGTAAAGTTAAACAAAGAAAATTAG
- a CDS encoding DUF3188 domain-containing protein — translation MKRLGNPLISLSAPLLILLAITGFLHREGRDKIQAIPALVVGSGLVVTGAVRRFRRRRMLFLEIKKDMNDQNL, via the coding sequence ATGAAAAGATTGGGTAATCCATTAATCTCACTTTCAGCACCTTTGCTTATTTTATTAGCAATTACAGGCTTTTTACATAGAGAGGGCAGAGATAAAATCCAAGCCATACCTGCTTTAGTTGTTGGAAGTGGATTGGTTGTGACTGGAGCGGTTAGAAGATTTAGGCGACGAAGAATGTTGTTTCTAGAGATAAAAAAAGATATGAATGATCAAAATTTGTAA
- a CDS encoding amidohydrolase has protein sequence MKDLEKPIDVLTKDILPELIQLRRHLHAHPELSGQEYQTAALVAGELRKSGWEVIEAVGKTGVVAEMGNKNGPVVGLRVDMDALPIEERTGLDYSSSIQGLMHACGHDLHTCIGLGVAKVLAKNKFTNSRIRIIFQPAEEIAQGANWMRAENVLEGVKALFGVHVYPDLSVGKIGIRSGTFTAAAAELEINIIGNGGHGARPHEGVDAIWISAKVISGLQEAISRRLDALKPVVISFGKISGGNAFNVIAERVKLLGTVRCLDSNLYEKLPVWIEKIVKNIASNYGAKVNINFKSIAPPVYNDPELTSLLSTCAKNFMDEKNIVYLENPSLGAEDFAFFLQDVPGTMFRLGVAGDQGCAPLHSGHFSLDERSLELGINILSHALVMASKTPQDI, from the coding sequence ATGAAAGATTTAGAAAAACCAATTGACGTTTTAACCAAGGACATACTGCCTGAGTTGATTCAATTACGACGTCATCTCCATGCTCACCCAGAGCTAAGCGGTCAGGAATATCAAACAGCTGCTCTTGTTGCCGGGGAACTTAGAAAATCAGGTTGGGAAGTTATAGAAGCAGTTGGAAAAACGGGAGTGGTGGCTGAAATGGGTAACAAAAACGGACCTGTTGTTGGCTTACGAGTTGATATGGATGCTTTGCCAATCGAGGAGAGAACAGGCTTAGATTATTCTTCTTCAATTCAAGGCCTGATGCATGCTTGTGGTCATGATCTACATACTTGTATCGGTTTGGGGGTGGCTAAAGTATTAGCAAAAAACAAATTTACAAATTCTCGAATCCGAATAATTTTTCAACCTGCTGAGGAGATTGCTCAAGGTGCAAATTGGATGAGAGCTGAGAACGTTCTTGAGGGAGTCAAAGCTCTCTTTGGTGTACATGTTTATCCAGATTTGTCAGTTGGTAAGATTGGAATAAGAAGTGGTACTTTTACGGCCGCCGCTGCTGAATTGGAAATAAATATTATTGGTAATGGAGGGCATGGCGCTAGACCCCATGAAGGCGTAGATGCAATTTGGATTTCTGCGAAAGTTATTAGTGGACTTCAAGAGGCTATTAGTAGACGATTAGATGCTCTTAAACCGGTAGTTATTAGTTTTGGGAAAATTTCAGGAGGAAATGCCTTTAATGTAATTGCTGAGAGGGTGAAGCTTCTAGGCACAGTGAGATGTCTTGATAGCAACCTTTATGAAAAATTACCTGTGTGGATTGAGAAAATAGTGAAAAATATAGCCTCTAACTACGGAGCTAAGGTTAATATAAATTTCAAGTCGATTGCGCCTCCAGTTTATAACGATCCCGAGTTGACGAGTTTGTTATCTACCTGTGCGAAGAATTTTATGGATGAAAAAAATATTGTCTATTTAGAAAATCCATCATTAGGTGCTGAAGATTTTGCTTTCTTCTTGCAAGATGTACCAGGGACGATGTTTCGATTAGGAGTCGCTGGAGATCAAGGTTGTGCTCCATTGCACAGTGGTCATTTCTCTTTGGATGAAAGAAGCCTGGAATTAGGAATTAACATTTTGTCTCACGCTTTAGTCATGGCATCGAAAACTCCTCAAGACATCTAG
- a CDS encoding tetratricopeptide repeat protein yields MIFGRVVKVLLLLSIIFVFVPFSTQAKVLPKVLFEKALQESKEGDFIRAEKDWSSYLNENPNDAAALSNRGNIRLALGDPIGAIKDQTKAIEISPEDLDPYLNRGIAEEALQRWEDASKDYKYVLKTNPKDVSALYNLGNVMGSMDNWNEAKKLFSQAASSNNYIAMASSSEALAIYQLGDLELAEKKIRILIRKYPLFADARAVLSALLWKRGLSGEAESNWAAVAGLDIRYREKDWLLDIRRWPPRPTNDLVAFLAMDDR; encoded by the coding sequence ATGATTTTTGGAAGAGTTGTAAAAGTTCTACTTTTACTTTCTATTATTTTTGTTTTTGTGCCATTTTCGACCCAAGCCAAGGTGCTTCCTAAAGTTTTATTCGAGAAAGCTCTTCAAGAAAGTAAAGAAGGAGATTTCATTCGAGCTGAAAAAGATTGGAGTTCTTACTTAAATGAGAACCCAAATGATGCGGCTGCGTTAAGTAATAGAGGTAATATTCGTCTCGCACTTGGTGATCCTATAGGAGCCATAAAAGATCAAACTAAAGCTATTGAAATTTCACCTGAAGATTTAGACCCTTATCTGAATAGAGGAATTGCTGAAGAAGCTTTGCAGCGTTGGGAGGATGCTAGTAAAGATTATAAATATGTTTTAAAGACAAATCCTAAAGATGTTTCAGCTTTATATAACTTGGGTAATGTTATGGGCTCCATGGATAATTGGAATGAAGCGAAAAAATTGTTTAGTCAAGCTGCTTCATCAAATAACTATATAGCTATGGCTAGCTCGAGTGAGGCGCTTGCGATTTATCAATTGGGTGATCTTGAACTCGCTGAAAAGAAAATCAGAATATTAATCCGTAAATATCCTTTATTTGCAGATGCGAGAGCAGTATTAAGTGCTCTTCTATGGAAGAGAGGTTTATCAGGTGAAGCTGAAAGTAATTGGGCTGCGGTTGCTGGATTAGATATTCGATATCGTGAGAAGGATTGGTTGTTGGATATTCGCCGTTGGCCTCCAAGACCTACAAATGATTTGGTTGCATTTCTTGCGATGGATGATAGATGA
- the ruvB gene encoding Holliday junction branch migration DNA helicase RuvB: MAIVSSISNHSSLPNDKGEERFVGPSLLKEELKLSQQDSLRPKSFNDFVGQSELKKVLEISVKASLKRGEALDHLMLYGPPGLGKTTMALVIAEELGVKARVTSAPALERPRDIVGLLINMQPRELIFVDEIHRLNRISQELLYPAMEDRRLDLTVGKGTSSRMRSIEIPPFTLVGATTKPAALSSPMRDRFGITQRLDFYNYLDLENIIKRSAKLINLLISEEASHQLAKRSRGTPRIANRLIRRVRDYAEVHSSSKIIDVEVVNDALDLHRVDQRGLDATDRSYLDLLVNQYQGGPVGLDTLAAALGEDSTTIETVVEPYLMQIGFLQRTSRGRVVTAAAKNHYLLTSANNIVT, from the coding sequence ATGGCAATTGTGTCTTCAATTAGTAATCATTCTTCTCTTCCTAATGATAAAGGAGAGGAAAGATTTGTTGGTCCTAGTCTTTTAAAGGAGGAGCTTAAATTATCTCAACAAGATTCACTCAGGCCTAAATCTTTTAATGATTTTGTAGGTCAATCTGAATTAAAGAAAGTTCTTGAGATTTCAGTTAAAGCATCATTAAAAAGAGGCGAAGCACTTGATCATTTAATGCTTTATGGGCCGCCAGGATTGGGAAAAACTACTATGGCTCTTGTTATTGCTGAGGAATTGGGGGTTAAAGCGAGAGTTACAAGCGCTCCTGCTCTTGAACGACCAAGAGATATTGTTGGATTATTGATCAACATGCAGCCACGTGAATTGATTTTTGTTGATGAGATTCACAGACTAAATCGCATATCACAGGAACTTTTGTATCCAGCGATGGAAGATAGAAGGTTGGATTTGACTGTAGGTAAGGGTACTTCTTCGAGAATGCGATCAATCGAAATCCCCCCTTTTACCTTAGTAGGTGCTACGACAAAACCAGCAGCATTAAGCTCACCTATGCGAGATCGTTTTGGCATCACTCAGCGACTAGATTTTTACAATTATTTGGATCTTGAAAATATAATTAAAAGATCTGCGAAACTGATTAATTTATTAATTTCAGAGGAAGCATCACACCAATTAGCTAAAAGAAGTAGAGGTACTCCCCGGATTGCAAATAGGCTCATACGAAGAGTTAGAGATTATGCAGAAGTGCATTCTTCTTCAAAAATAATTGATGTTGAAGTTGTTAACGATGCACTTGATCTACATCGTGTGGATCAAAGAGGGTTAGATGCAACAGATAGAAGTTATTTAGACTTGTTAGTTAATCAATATCAAGGGGGCCCAGTAGGACTTGATACTTTGGCTGCTGCACTTGGAGAGGATTCAACCACTATTGAAACTGTAGTTGAGCCTTATCTAATGCAAATTGGTTTTTTACAGAGGACTTCTAGGGGAAGGGTTGTTACTGCAGCAGCTAAAAACCATTATTTGCTAACTTCCGCAAATAATATAGTTACATGA
- the smpB gene encoding SsrA-binding protein SmpB translates to MSKKGKKKSKKNSSVDGNRRLAENRQARYEYEILETLETGLELLGTEVKSIRAGKVNLKDGFCLIKKDQIQLHNVHISPHNHAGKFFNHEPLRIKKLLAHRKEIEKLKINLERKGLAIIPLSLYLKGSWIKLKIGVGKGRKLHDKRDQEKINDSKRDVANALKRF, encoded by the coding sequence ATGAGCAAAAAAGGAAAGAAAAAATCCAAAAAAAATTCCTCAGTTGATGGAAATCGTCGCTTAGCAGAAAATCGACAAGCAAGATATGAATATGAAATCCTAGAAACTCTTGAAACTGGCTTGGAGCTTCTTGGAACTGAAGTTAAATCAATTAGAGCTGGGAAAGTAAACTTAAAAGATGGATTTTGCCTAATTAAAAAAGATCAGATCCAACTTCATAATGTTCATATATCACCGCATAATCATGCCGGTAAATTTTTCAATCACGAACCTCTGAGAATCAAAAAACTTCTTGCGCATCGAAAAGAAATCGAGAAATTAAAAATAAATTTAGAGAGAAAAGGTTTAGCAATTATACCTTTAAGTCTTTACCTCAAAGGCTCATGGATCAAGTTAAAAATAGGAGTCGGTAAAGGAAGAAAACTTCATGACAAAAGAGATCAAGAGAAGATTAATGACTCCAAAAGAGATGTAGCTAATGCTCTAAAACGTTTTTAA
- the lysS gene encoding lysine--tRNA ligase, which produces MSELRDTRLAKAKALKSLGQGPYALNFRPTDSANVLQNKYADLPNGQEKKDEVSIAGRVTSRRVMGKLAFFTLADETGTVQLFLEKATLNQNENSENSKNNFENITSLVDTGDWIGVSGILRRTDRGELSIRVFEWSMLSKSLHPLPDKWHGLADVEKRYRQRYLDLIVNPQSRKTFRTRALLVSSIRRWLDEKDFLEIETPVLQSEAGGADARPFITHHNTLDLPLYLRIATELHLKRLVVGGFQRVYELGRIFRNEGISTRHNPEFTSVEIYEAFADYFDMMDLTEQLLSSVCEKICGSTKINYQEQEIDLQPPWRRATMHELVKEFTGIDFELFGDNSDDARAEMRREGLQVPDKADSVGRLLNEAFEQAVEPKLVQPTFVMDYPIEISPLARKHRTKKGLVERFELFIVGRETANAFSELIDPIDQRERLLLQQAKKEAGDLEAQSLDEDFINALEVGMPPTGGLGIGIDRFVMLLTDSPSIRDVIAFPLLRPESNLKQTGK; this is translated from the coding sequence TTGTCTGAATTAAGAGATACTCGCCTCGCGAAGGCAAAAGCACTAAAAAGCCTTGGACAAGGTCCATATGCTTTGAATTTTCGACCTACTGATTCTGCCAATGTTTTGCAGAACAAATATGCAGACTTACCGAATGGTCAAGAAAAAAAAGACGAAGTATCCATCGCAGGGCGAGTAACTTCTAGAAGAGTGATGGGCAAACTTGCTTTTTTTACTCTTGCCGATGAAACTGGCACAGTTCAACTTTTTTTGGAAAAGGCGACCTTAAATCAAAATGAAAATAGCGAGAACTCAAAGAATAATTTTGAGAACATTACCTCTCTCGTTGACACTGGAGATTGGATAGGAGTCAGTGGAATATTAAGGAGAACTGATAGAGGTGAACTTTCTATAAGGGTTTTTGAATGGTCAATGCTCTCAAAATCTTTACATCCCTTACCAGATAAATGGCATGGACTTGCCGATGTCGAAAAGCGCTATAGACAAAGATATTTAGATTTAATTGTCAATCCTCAGTCAAGAAAAACTTTTCGAACTAGGGCTTTATTAGTTAGTTCAATTCGACGATGGTTAGATGAAAAAGACTTTCTTGAAATCGAGACTCCAGTTTTACAATCAGAAGCTGGAGGAGCGGATGCAAGGCCTTTCATAACTCATCACAACACTCTCGATTTGCCTTTGTATTTGAGGATTGCAACAGAATTGCATCTTAAAAGACTTGTGGTGGGTGGATTTCAAAGGGTCTATGAACTTGGAAGAATTTTTAGAAATGAAGGGATTAGCACTAGGCATAATCCTGAATTTACTTCTGTTGAAATTTATGAGGCCTTTGCTGATTATTTCGACATGATGGATTTAACAGAACAATTACTTTCTTCAGTTTGCGAAAAGATTTGTGGATCAACCAAAATTAATTATCAAGAGCAAGAAATAGATTTGCAACCTCCTTGGAGAAGGGCCACGATGCATGAATTAGTTAAGGAATTCACCGGAATTGATTTTGAATTGTTTGGAGATAATTCTGATGATGCTAGAGCTGAAATGCGTCGAGAGGGGCTTCAAGTGCCCGATAAGGCTGATAGTGTTGGAAGACTATTAAATGAAGCGTTTGAACAAGCAGTAGAGCCCAAATTGGTTCAACCTACATTTGTGATGGATTATCCAATTGAGATTTCTCCATTGGCTAGAAAACACAGAACTAAGAAAGGTTTAGTTGAAAGATTTGAACTTTTTATTGTTGGTAGAGAAACTGCTAATGCTTTTAGTGAATTAATTGACCCTATTGATCAAAGAGAACGTTTACTTTTACAGCAAGCGAAAAAAGAAGCAGGTGATCTTGAGGCTCAAAGTTTGGATGAGGATTTTATCAATGCTCTTGAAGTCGGAATGCCTCCAACAGGAGGCCTAGGAATAGGTATTGATAGGTTTGTAATGCTTTTAACAGATAGTCCTTCAATAAGAGATGTCATAGCTTTTCCACTTTTACGACCAGAATCAAATTTAAAACAAACTGGAAAGTGA
- the rpaB gene encoding response regulator transcription factor RpaB: protein MTCILVVDDEPAVLKVLVTRLNLAGYQVLSAQDGEQALEVFHKEAPDLVVLDVMLPKMDGFAVCRRIRAESCVPIIFLTALEAISERVAGLDLGADDYLAKPFSPKELEARIATILRRVGPAPTVDEPREVPSGQGVMKLGDLVVDTNRRQVSRGGERIGLTYTEFSLLELLFREPGRVVPRAEILEQLWGYPPRRAADLRVVDVYVARLRGKLEPDPRNPELILTVRGIGYASQRMGEFPTAIAS, encoded by the coding sequence ATGACCTGCATTTTGGTTGTAGATGATGAACCAGCAGTACTAAAAGTCTTGGTTACAAGGCTTAATCTTGCTGGATACCAAGTTTTATCTGCTCAGGACGGAGAACAAGCACTCGAGGTTTTTCATAAAGAAGCACCAGATTTAGTGGTATTGGATGTCATGCTCCCTAAGATGGATGGGTTTGCAGTGTGTCGAAGAATAAGAGCCGAGTCTTGTGTACCAATAATATTCTTAACTGCTCTTGAAGCGATTTCTGAAAGAGTTGCAGGTTTGGATTTAGGCGCTGATGATTATCTGGCTAAACCATTCAGTCCAAAGGAATTAGAAGCAAGGATTGCGACGATTTTGAGAAGAGTTGGACCTGCTCCTACTGTGGATGAGCCCAGAGAGGTCCCATCAGGTCAAGGAGTAATGAAGCTTGGTGATCTTGTCGTAGATACTAATAGAAGGCAAGTCAGTAGAGGAGGAGAAAGAATAGGCCTTACATACACAGAATTTAGTTTGCTGGAATTATTATTTCGTGAGCCTGGCCGAGTTGTTCCTAGAGCAGAAATTTTGGAACAGCTTTGGGGTTATCCTCCTAGAAGAGCAGCTGATTTAAGGGTTGTGGATGTCTACGTAGCTCGTTTACGAGGAAAGCTGGAACCAGATCCAAGGAATCCGGAGTTGATTTTAACTGTAAGAGGTATTGGATACGCCTCTCAGAGAATGGGAGAATTTCCTACTGCTATTGCCAGTTAA
- the mreC gene encoding rod shape-determining protein MreC: MIKARGKIGFYLLLKSKFWIIFFLGALLFGIRWTKGAGYLDFYSILLKPILPGPAQREWIKEGENIERNIRLKLLEDDNTRLRRALSLKEFNAGQRISAAVISRSSRNWWQQLEINKGAKDGVLQGQTVIGPGGLIGLVDSTTPLTARVRLLTDPGHQVGAWIDRIKRHGILTGMGTNRPKLIFLNKNSLAKVGDAVTTSPASTLLPPNLTIGIVQFVNEKALPAPYAIVQLTASPEAIDWVQILKNNGQK, translated from the coding sequence ATGATTAAAGCCCGAGGGAAAATAGGGTTTTATTTGCTTTTGAAAAGTAAGTTTTGGATAATATTTTTCTTGGGAGCATTATTATTTGGGATACGTTGGACAAAAGGAGCAGGATATTTAGATTTTTACTCTATTTTGTTAAAACCCATACTCCCTGGCCCCGCTCAACGAGAATGGATTAAGGAAGGAGAAAATATTGAAAGAAATATTAGATTAAAATTACTTGAGGACGATAATACTCGTTTGAGAAGAGCTCTATCTTTGAAAGAGTTTAATGCTGGTCAAAGAATTTCAGCTGCTGTCATATCTCGTTCTTCAAGAAATTGGTGGCAACAGTTAGAAATTAATAAGGGAGCAAAAGATGGCGTTTTGCAAGGACAGACAGTAATTGGACCAGGTGGCTTAATTGGCCTAGTTGACAGCACAACTCCGCTTACTGCAAGAGTTAGATTATTGACTGACCCTGGTCATCAGGTTGGAGCTTGGATTGATCGAATTAAGCGGCATGGGATTTTGACTGGGATGGGTACAAATAGACCAAAACTAATTTTTTTAAATAAAAATAGTTTGGCTAAAGTTGGAGATGCAGTTACTACGTCACCAGCAAGTACTTTATTACCTCCAAATTTAACAATTGGAATTGTTCAGTTTGTTAATGAAAAAGCTTTACCTGCTCCATACGCAATCGTTCAATTAACTGCATCACCTGAGGCCATAGATTGGGTTCAAATCTTGAAAAATAATGGCCAAAAATAA